In Actinoplanes sp. NBC_00393, a single genomic region encodes these proteins:
- the pflA gene encoding pyruvate formate-lyase-activating protein — protein MIQRPDLGITPVGTHPPGELVASVHSWDVVTAADGPGTRFVTFFAGCHLRCLYCHNPDTWEGRNGQHVTLDDLVAKMLTFKAFITASGGGVTVSGGEPLLQNHFVEAYLRRCKQEGMHTALDTAGFLGVRASDRLLDDTDLVLLDIKSSNPETYRKVTGVALHPTIVFGDRLAERGNQMRIRFVLVPGLTDDPDNIAGVADLAARWGSVEHGGVVEQVDILGYHRLGVAKYKELGLRYPLADTEPPTTEQLTAAAAHFTDRGLRVTIA, from the coding sequence GTGATCCAGCGTCCCGACCTGGGAATCACCCCGGTCGGGACGCACCCGCCAGGCGAACTCGTCGCGTCGGTGCACTCGTGGGATGTCGTGACTGCGGCCGACGGTCCGGGCACCCGGTTCGTGACCTTCTTCGCCGGCTGCCACCTGCGCTGCCTGTACTGCCACAACCCGGACACCTGGGAAGGCCGTAACGGCCAGCACGTCACCCTCGACGACCTGGTCGCCAAGATGCTCACCTTCAAGGCGTTCATCACCGCGTCCGGTGGGGGAGTGACGGTCTCCGGCGGCGAGCCGCTGCTGCAGAACCATTTCGTCGAGGCGTACCTGCGCCGCTGCAAGCAGGAGGGCATGCACACCGCCCTGGACACCGCCGGGTTCCTCGGCGTCCGCGCCAGCGACCGGCTGCTCGACGACACCGACCTGGTGCTGCTCGACATCAAGTCCAGCAACCCGGAGACCTACCGGAAGGTCACCGGCGTCGCCCTGCACCCGACCATCGTCTTCGGCGACCGCCTCGCCGAGCGCGGCAACCAGATGCGAATCCGGTTCGTGCTGGTTCCCGGCCTGACCGACGACCCGGACAACATCGCAGGCGTAGCCGACCTGGCCGCCCGGTGGGGCAGCGTCGAACACGGCGGGGTGGTCGAGCAGGTCGACATCCTCGGCTACCACCGCCTCGGCGTGGCCAAATACAAGGAGCTCGGACTGCGCTACCCGCTGGCCGACACCGAGCCGCCCACGACCGAGCAGCTGACTGCGGCCGCCGCACACTTCACCGACCGCGGGCTGCGCGTGACGATCGCCTGA
- a CDS encoding acetate/propionate family kinase, with protein sequence MDRVLVLNCGSSSVRYKLFNGDTATAKGLTERIGEPGGGPADHRQALQQLMDSVDLNGLTAIGHRVVHGGVTFTAPTVVSDDVISAISELIPLAPLHNPAAVTGIRVCRELLPSVPQVAVFDTAFHSTIPTEAAMWALDTEIAERWGIRRYGFHGTSHAYVSRATARLLGKPVEDTDLIILHLGNGASITAVHAGRSVATSMGLTPLSGLVMGTRTGDIDPSVIFHLHRVAGLTLDQIEELLTRRSGLLGLTGDNDMRLIEQRRDADDPAARRAFDIYCRRVKEYVGAYLAVLGRADAITFTAGIGEHSALVRSQSLSGLEAFGIFLDSNRNEADAPVISVDGSPIAVCVVPTEEELEIANETRRALAARPH encoded by the coding sequence ATGGACCGGGTGCTGGTACTCAACTGCGGCTCGTCGTCGGTTCGGTACAAACTGTTCAACGGCGATACCGCCACCGCGAAGGGCTTGACTGAACGGATCGGAGAACCCGGTGGCGGGCCTGCCGACCACCGCCAGGCTCTTCAGCAGTTGATGGACTCCGTCGACCTCAACGGCCTGACCGCAATCGGTCACCGGGTAGTGCACGGCGGGGTCACATTCACTGCGCCGACGGTCGTTTCGGACGACGTCATCAGCGCGATCAGCGAGTTGATACCGCTCGCGCCGCTGCACAACCCCGCCGCGGTCACCGGCATCCGGGTCTGCCGCGAACTGCTTCCCTCCGTTCCCCAGGTCGCCGTCTTCGACACCGCGTTCCACTCCACCATCCCGACCGAGGCCGCCATGTGGGCACTCGACACCGAGATCGCCGAGCGGTGGGGGATCCGACGGTACGGCTTCCACGGCACATCCCATGCCTATGTCTCCCGTGCGACTGCACGCCTGCTCGGCAAACCGGTCGAGGACACTGACTTGATCATCCTGCACCTGGGCAACGGCGCCAGCATCACCGCAGTCCACGCCGGCCGCAGCGTCGCCACGTCCATGGGTCTCACCCCGCTCAGCGGCCTGGTCATGGGGACCCGCACCGGAGACATCGACCCGAGCGTCATCTTCCATCTGCATCGCGTTGCCGGTCTCACCCTCGACCAGATCGAAGAGCTGCTCACCCGTCGATCCGGACTACTCGGCCTCACCGGTGACAACGACATGCGTCTGATCGAACAGCGGCGGGACGCTGATGACCCGGCCGCCCGCCGCGCATTCGACATCTACTGCCGGCGAGTCAAGGAGTATGTCGGTGCATACCTGGCCGTCCTGGGGCGGGCGGACGCGATCACGTTCACCGCCGGTATCGGTGAGCACTCAGCGCTTGTCCGCAGCCAGTCACTCTCCGGCCTTGAGGCGTTCGGCATTTTCCTTGATAGCAACCGCAATGAGGCCGACGCCCCTGTCATCTCTGTTGATGGGTCACCCATCGCTGTGTGCGTGGTCCCGACCGAGGAGGAACTCGAGATTGCGAACGAGACCCGCCGCGCGCTCGCCGCCCGGCCGCATTGA
- a CDS encoding phosphoglycerate kinase — MKTLDDLLGEGVSGRRVFVRADLNVPFDKANPGVISDDGRARAVLPTLIALRDAGARVIVASHLGRPKGAPDPKYTLRPVATRLAELLGSSVVFADDTVGPEATQVVAELQDGQVLLLENLRFNEGETSKDDAVRGAFADQLAAFADFYVDDAFGAVHRKHASVYDLPARLPHYAGGLVLKEIEVLKRVSESPEQPYVVVLGGSKVSDKLAVIQALLPKVDKLLVGGGMCFTFLKAQGHEVGKSLLEAEMIETCQELLKQAEGRIVLPVDVVAATEFSADADHVTVDASEIPADRLGLDIGPRSTALFAEAIAGAKTVFWNGPMGVFELAPFAAGTRGVAEAITKIDGFSVVGGGDSAAAVRTLGLDESAFGHISTGGGASLEYLEGKTLPGVAALEK, encoded by the coding sequence TTGAAGACTCTCGACGACCTGCTCGGCGAGGGTGTCTCGGGTCGGCGCGTCTTCGTGCGCGCCGACCTGAACGTCCCGTTCGACAAGGCAAACCCGGGTGTCATCAGCGACGACGGCCGCGCCCGCGCGGTCCTGCCGACGCTGATCGCCCTGCGTGACGCGGGCGCCCGCGTGATCGTGGCGTCCCACCTGGGCCGCCCGAAGGGCGCGCCGGATCCGAAGTACACCCTGCGCCCGGTCGCGACGCGGCTGGCCGAGCTGCTCGGGTCGTCGGTGGTCTTCGCTGACGACACCGTCGGCCCGGAAGCCACCCAGGTGGTCGCCGAGCTGCAGGACGGCCAGGTCCTGCTGCTGGAGAACCTGCGGTTCAACGAGGGCGAGACCTCGAAGGACGACGCGGTTCGCGGCGCGTTCGCCGACCAGCTCGCGGCGTTCGCCGACTTCTACGTGGACGACGCGTTCGGCGCGGTGCACCGCAAGCACGCCTCGGTGTACGACCTGCCGGCCCGCCTTCCGCACTACGCCGGTGGTCTCGTCCTCAAGGAGATCGAGGTCCTCAAGCGCGTGTCGGAGAGCCCGGAGCAGCCCTACGTCGTCGTGCTCGGCGGCTCGAAGGTCTCCGACAAGCTCGCGGTCATCCAGGCCCTGCTGCCGAAGGTGGACAAGCTGCTCGTCGGTGGCGGCATGTGCTTCACCTTCCTCAAGGCCCAGGGCCACGAGGTCGGCAAGTCGCTGCTCGAGGCCGAGATGATCGAGACCTGCCAGGAGCTGCTGAAGCAGGCCGAGGGCCGGATCGTGCTCCCGGTCGACGTGGTGGCCGCGACCGAGTTCTCGGCGGATGCGGACCATGTGACCGTGGACGCCTCCGAGATCCCGGCGGACCGGCTCGGCCTGGACATCGGCCCTCGCTCCACGGCGCTGTTCGCCGAGGCGATCGCGGGCGCCAAGACCGTGTTCTGGAACGGCCCGATGGGCGTCTTCGAGCTGGCGCCGTTCGCCGCGGGCACCCGCGGCGTGGCCGAGGCGATCACCAAGATCGACGGCTTCTCGGTCGTCGGCGGCGGTGACTCGGCCGCGGCGGTTCGAACTCTCGGCCTGGACGAGTCCGCGTTCGGCCACATCTCCACCGGCGGGGGCGCGTCCCTGGAGTACCTCGAAGGCAAGACGCTGCCGGGCGTCGCCGCACTGGAGAAGTGA
- the gap gene encoding type I glyceraldehyde-3-phosphate dehydrogenase: MTIRVGINGFGRIGRNFFRAVLASGADIQIVGVNDLTDNATLAHLLKYDSILGRLGHEVKATADEITVGGNTFKAFAERDPNNLPWGDLGADVVIESTGFFTDASKAKAHIDKGAKKVIISAPAKNEDITIVMGVNDNLYDAAQHTIISNASCTTNCLAPMAKVLNDSIGIEKGLMTTIHAYTQDQNLQDGPHSDLRRARAAALNIVPTSTGAAKAVSLVLPELKGKLDGYALRVPIPTGSATDLTFTAARETSVEEVNAAIKAAAEGALKGILVYTEDPIVSADIVTDPASCIFDAGLTKVIGGNQVKVVGWYDNEWGYSNRLVDLVKLVGA; encoded by the coding sequence GTGACCATCCGGGTTGGCATCAACGGCTTCGGCCGTATCGGTCGTAACTTCTTCCGGGCGGTTCTCGCTTCCGGGGCCGACATCCAGATCGTCGGCGTGAACGACCTGACCGACAACGCCACGCTGGCTCACCTGCTGAAGTACGACAGCATCCTGGGCCGCCTCGGCCACGAGGTGAAGGCGACCGCCGACGAGATCACCGTCGGTGGCAACACGTTCAAGGCGTTCGCCGAGCGCGACCCGAACAACCTCCCGTGGGGTGACCTGGGCGCCGACGTGGTGATCGAGTCGACCGGCTTCTTCACCGACGCCTCGAAGGCCAAGGCGCACATCGACAAGGGCGCCAAGAAGGTCATCATCTCGGCTCCGGCCAAGAACGAGGACATCACGATCGTGATGGGCGTCAACGACAACCTGTACGACGCCGCGCAGCACACGATCATCTCGAACGCTTCCTGCACCACCAACTGCCTCGCCCCGATGGCGAAGGTCCTGAACGACAGCATCGGGATCGAAAAGGGTCTGATGACCACGATCCACGCGTACACCCAGGACCAGAACCTGCAGGACGGCCCGCACAGCGACCTGCGTCGCGCCCGCGCCGCCGCCCTGAACATCGTGCCGACCTCGACCGGCGCCGCGAAGGCCGTCAGCCTGGTGCTGCCGGAGCTGAAGGGCAAGCTGGACGGCTACGCGCTGCGGGTGCCGATCCCCACCGGCTCGGCCACCGACCTCACCTTCACCGCCGCTCGCGAGACGTCGGTCGAAGAGGTCAACGCCGCCATCAAGGCCGCCGCCGAGGGCGCGCTCAAGGGCATCCTGGTCTACACCGAGGACCCGATCGTGTCGGCCGACATCGTCACCGACCCGGCCTCCTGCATCTTCGACGCCGGCCTCACCAAGGTCATCGGTGGCAACCAGGTCAAGGTCGTCGGCTGGTACGACAACGAGTGGGGCTACTCGAACCGCCTCGTCGACCTGGTCAAGCTCGTCGGGGCCTGA
- a CDS encoding glycogen/starch/alpha-glucan phosphorylase, with the protein MDLRHGIGLRKLGRTADEFQQDLLSNLYYRRGTTVESASARDAYETLSQTVRDRLAERRARTAAAQFASNPRWVYYLSAEYLLGAQLEQNLLYSGTGEIAAEAVKALGFSLEDLEDLDVEPGLGNGGLGRLAACLVDSMATRDIPAVGYGIRYDLGIFRQVITENGQTELPDDWAFQGNPWEFPAPDDRQTVGFYGHTEPVPGSTTRKVWVPAEIVLGEPSHMLVPGYGTETVNIVRLWSAKASEASFDLSRFSAGQYAEAVQEAVRAENISKVLYPDDSTELGRELRLKQQYFLVSCSLRDIIRRFRLRNEGWDEFAGKTVIQLNDTHPTIAIPELMRLLVDEYEVEWDRAWEITRKTFAYTCHTLLPEALETWPVHMFERLLPRHLEIIYLINMLFLREVEARFPGDTDRLRRMSIIGEEPRMVRMAHLAVVGTEAVNGVAELHSKLLRETVLDDFAELWPGKFQNVTNGVSPRRFVKLANPRLSDLITEGLGGDGWIRDLEQLAGLEPLAGDARFLDRWAAIKRANKAHLAVGDPDSLTDVMIKRFHEYKRQQLKLLHVISLYHRIRDNPGGDFVPRTILFAGKAAPAYHAAKDIIRLIATIAARIEADPVVSPYLKVVFPSNYNVTLAEKIIPATDLSEQISLAGKEASGTGNMKLALNGALTIGTLDGANIEIRARVGDENFFLFGLDAYEAAQARINGYHPRAFYEQDDELRAALDALGSGAFGDVGQRVAGSLLGWDEYLTLADFRSYLDAQEQVEQAWHDRDRWTRMSILNTARSGFFSSDRTVADYAARVWRVAAVTVARED; encoded by the coding sequence ATGGATCTTCGACACGGCATCGGGCTACGCAAACTGGGCAGGACCGCCGACGAGTTCCAGCAGGACCTGTTGAGCAACCTCTACTACCGGCGCGGCACGACCGTCGAGTCGGCGAGCGCACGGGACGCGTACGAGACGCTGTCCCAGACCGTGCGCGACCGGCTCGCCGAACGGCGGGCGCGGACCGCCGCCGCGCAGTTCGCCAGCAACCCCCGCTGGGTCTACTACCTCTCTGCGGAATACCTGCTCGGCGCGCAGCTCGAGCAGAACCTGCTCTACTCCGGCACTGGCGAGATCGCCGCCGAGGCGGTCAAGGCCCTCGGCTTCAGTCTGGAGGATTTGGAGGACCTGGATGTCGAGCCGGGTCTCGGCAACGGCGGCCTGGGCCGGCTCGCGGCCTGCCTGGTCGACTCGATGGCCACCCGTGACATCCCGGCCGTCGGCTACGGCATCCGCTACGACCTCGGGATCTTCCGTCAGGTCATCACCGAGAACGGGCAGACCGAGCTGCCCGACGACTGGGCGTTCCAGGGTAATCCGTGGGAGTTCCCAGCCCCGGACGACAGGCAGACCGTCGGCTTCTACGGACACACCGAGCCGGTTCCCGGATCAACGACCCGCAAGGTGTGGGTGCCCGCTGAGATCGTGCTCGGCGAGCCCAGCCACATGCTGGTCCCCGGGTACGGCACCGAGACCGTCAACATCGTCCGGCTGTGGAGCGCCAAGGCCAGCGAGGCGTCGTTCGACCTGTCCCGTTTCTCCGCCGGGCAGTACGCCGAGGCCGTTCAAGAGGCGGTCCGGGCCGAGAACATCAGCAAGGTCCTCTACCCCGACGACAGCACCGAGCTGGGCCGGGAGCTGCGGCTCAAGCAGCAGTACTTTCTGGTGTCGTGTTCGCTGCGGGACATCATCCGGCGGTTCCGGCTGCGTAACGAGGGCTGGGACGAGTTCGCCGGGAAGACGGTGATCCAGCTCAACGACACGCACCCGACGATCGCGATCCCCGAGCTGATGCGGCTGCTCGTCGACGAGTACGAGGTGGAGTGGGACCGGGCCTGGGAGATCACCCGGAAGACGTTCGCGTACACCTGTCACACCCTGCTGCCGGAGGCCCTCGAAACGTGGCCGGTACACATGTTCGAGCGGCTGCTCCCCCGCCACCTGGAGATCATCTACCTGATCAACATGCTGTTCCTGCGCGAGGTCGAGGCCCGGTTCCCCGGTGACACCGACCGGCTCCGGCGGATGTCGATCATCGGCGAGGAGCCGCGGATGGTCCGGATGGCGCATCTCGCGGTGGTCGGCACCGAGGCCGTCAACGGGGTCGCCGAGCTGCACTCGAAACTGCTGCGCGAGACGGTGCTCGACGACTTCGCCGAGTTGTGGCCGGGCAAGTTCCAGAACGTCACCAACGGCGTTTCGCCGCGCCGGTTCGTGAAGCTGGCCAACCCGCGCCTGTCCGACCTGATCACCGAGGGTCTCGGCGGTGACGGCTGGATTCGCGACCTGGAACAGCTCGCAGGCCTGGAACCGCTGGCCGGAGACGCCCGGTTCCTGGACCGATGGGCGGCGATCAAACGTGCCAACAAGGCGCACCTGGCAGTCGGTGATCCCGACTCGCTCACCGACGTGATGATCAAGCGGTTCCACGAATACAAGCGGCAGCAGCTCAAGCTGCTCCACGTCATCTCTCTCTACCACCGGATCCGAGACAACCCGGGCGGTGACTTTGTGCCGCGCACGATTCTGTTCGCAGGCAAGGCGGCCCCTGCTTACCACGCGGCGAAGGACATCATCCGGCTCATCGCGACGATCGCGGCCCGGATCGAGGCGGACCCGGTGGTCTCGCCGTACCTCAAGGTGGTCTTCCCCTCGAACTACAACGTCACCCTGGCGGAAAAGATCATCCCGGCGACCGACCTGTCCGAGCAGATCTCGCTCGCTGGCAAGGAGGCGTCCGGCACCGGCAACATGAAGCTCGCGCTCAACGGCGCGCTCACCATCGGCACCCTGGACGGCGCCAACATCGAGATCCGCGCCCGGGTCGGCGACGAGAACTTCTTCCTCTTCGGGCTGGACGCCTACGAGGCAGCCCAGGCCCGAATCAACGGCTACCACCCACGCGCCTTCTACGAACAGGACGACGAGTTGCGCGCCGCCCTCGACGCCCTCGGCTCGGGCGCCTTCGGCGACGTCGGCCAGCGGGTCGCCGGCTCCCTGCTCGGCTGGGACGAATACCTAACCCTCGCCGACTTCCGTTCCTACCTCGACGCTCAAGAACAGGTCGAACAGGCATGGCATGACCGGGACCGCTGGACCCGCATGTCGATCCTCAACACCGCCCGCAGCGGCTTTTTCAGCTCCGACCGCACGGTGGCGGACTACGCCGCCCGCGTGTGGCGCGTCGCCGCCGTGACGGTTGCCCGCGAGGACTGA
- the malQ gene encoding 4-alpha-glucanotransferase yields MTAPSPVVDLAALGVVPGYVDAFGVERTLADSTRRALADRFLRSSMLATEPIVATPGRHHPRLYGQLQYEDGTTSRVCGVVDRVGYHTLTADDGTVHQVLAAEEYLPQPPRTSGLAVQLYAARSRDSWGIGDFRDLAFIARSVAARGAGVLLVSPVHAMAPICPAPNSPYSPASRQWLNVLHIAPGDAPGAERVNLSDLAAQGRSLNANRRIDRDAVSRLKGEALERIWAAVRDEEPVEFRDWATGHGDDLSSFATWTVLAETYGGDWRGWPTEFAHPLAPAVAAFAAQHADRVRFHMWCQWVADRQLAVACRSGATICLDAAVGFDFGSADAWLHQDLLALNFEVGCPADPWNREGQRWTLPPFDPHALAAAGFAPFRNLVRSALRHAGALRIDHVMQLWQLFWIPVGGRITDGAYVRYPVDALLAVLRIEAGRAGAWIVGEDIGTVADGIRETMAAIGMLGYRTEIAGRCAGNPENTVGTTGTHDQATITGILTGSDQRDMARIGKAFDATDIEQTRDQLRCQAGIEASQPIGTNQIRAAILAQYRQLAACPSRVVLATLDDAAGVTERPNMPGTIDDYPNWRIGLPAPVEDLLNAPLANDVIAAISRR; encoded by the coding sequence ATGACTGCGCCATCGCCTGTTGTTGACCTCGCCGCTCTCGGGGTCGTGCCGGGTTACGTCGATGCCTTCGGCGTCGAGCGGACGCTAGCCGACTCGACCCGCCGCGCCCTCGCCGATAGGTTTCTGCGTAGCAGCATGCTCGCGACGGAGCCGATCGTGGCCACTCCTGGACGGCACCACCCCCGGTTGTACGGGCAGTTGCAGTACGAGGACGGTACGACAAGTCGGGTCTGCGGTGTCGTAGACCGGGTCGGCTACCACACGCTGACTGCTGACGACGGAACGGTGCATCAGGTGCTGGCCGCCGAGGAATACCTGCCGCAGCCGCCACGAACCTCTGGACTCGCGGTGCAGCTGTACGCCGCTCGCAGCCGTGACTCGTGGGGAATCGGCGACTTCCGTGATCTGGCCTTCATCGCCCGGTCAGTCGCGGCGCGCGGGGCGGGGGTGCTACTGGTCAGCCCGGTGCACGCAATGGCCCCCATTTGCCCCGCCCCGAACTCCCCGTACAGCCCGGCCAGCCGGCAGTGGCTCAACGTGTTGCACATCGCGCCCGGCGACGCTCCCGGCGCCGAACGCGTCAACCTGTCCGACCTGGCTGCGCAAGGCCGATCGCTCAACGCCAACCGACGAATCGACCGGGATGCTGTCTCCCGGCTCAAAGGGGAGGCGTTGGAGCGGATCTGGGCGGCTGTCCGTGATGAGGAGCCGGTTGAGTTCCGCGACTGGGCCACAGGTCATGGTGACGATCTGAGCTCGTTCGCGACCTGGACGGTGCTGGCGGAAACGTACGGCGGCGACTGGCGAGGTTGGCCCACCGAGTTCGCCCACCCGCTCGCACCGGCGGTAGCCGCGTTCGCCGCGCAGCACGCCGACCGGGTGCGCTTCCACATGTGGTGCCAGTGGGTCGCCGACCGGCAGTTGGCGGTAGCCTGCCGCAGCGGGGCCACCATCTGCCTGGACGCCGCCGTCGGCTTCGACTTCGGCTCCGCCGACGCCTGGCTGCACCAGGATCTGCTGGCCCTCAACTTCGAGGTGGGCTGCCCCGCTGACCCCTGGAACCGGGAGGGCCAGCGCTGGACCCTGCCGCCATTCGACCCGCACGCCCTGGCCGCTGCCGGATTCGCTCCGTTTCGCAACCTGGTCCGCTCGGCACTGCGGCACGCCGGCGCCCTGCGCATCGACCACGTCATGCAGCTGTGGCAACTATTCTGGATCCCGGTCGGTGGCCGGATCACAGACGGCGCCTACGTGCGCTACCCGGTCGACGCACTGCTCGCGGTACTTCGCATCGAGGCCGGCCGCGCGGGAGCATGGATCGTCGGTGAGGACATCGGCACGGTCGCCGACGGCATCCGAGAGACCATGGCCGCAATCGGCATGCTCGGCTACCGTACCGAGATCGCCGGACGCTGCGCCGGGAATCCGGAGAACACCGTCGGCACAACCGGCACCCACGACCAGGCCACCATCACCGGCATCCTGACGGGTTCCGACCAACGTGACATGGCCCGCATCGGTAAAGCCTTCGACGCCACTGACATCGAACAAACGCGAGACCAACTACGCTGCCAGGCCGGCATCGAGGCGTCACAGCCGATCGGCACCAACCAAATACGTGCGGCGATCCTCGCCCAGTACCGGCAACTGGCGGCCTGCCCATCCCGCGTCGTGCTTGCCACGCTGGATGATGCCGCCGGAGTCACCGAGCGGCCCAACATGCCGGGCACTATCGACGACTACCCGAACTGGCGCATCGGCCTGCCCGCACCGGTCGAGGACCTGCTGAATGCACCGTTGGCCAACGACGTGATCGCCGCCATCAGCCGTCGGTAG